One region of Trinickia violacea genomic DNA includes:
- a CDS encoding high-potential iron-sulfur protein, which produces MKSSRRTFLITSIGVASTLALSRQAAFADAPKVTEADPTAQALGYKEDATKVDKAKWAKYAAGQDCGNCSFYQGKAGDAWAPCPMFGGKQVSGKGWCSAYNKKA; this is translated from the coding sequence ATGAAATCATCTCGTCGGACGTTCTTGATCACGAGCATCGGCGTCGCGTCGACGCTCGCGTTGTCGCGCCAGGCCGCCTTCGCTGACGCGCCGAAAGTGACCGAAGCCGATCCCACCGCGCAGGCGCTCGGCTATAAGGAAGACGCGACCAAAGTCGACAAGGCCAAATGGGCGAAGTACGCCGCCGGCCAGGATTGCGGCAACTGCAGCTTCTACCAAGGCAAGGCGGGCGATGCGTGGGCGCCGTGTCCGATGTTCGGCGGCAAGCAGGTGTCGGGCAAGGGCTGGTGCAGCGCCTATAACAAGAAGGCCTGA
- a CDS encoding dienelactone hydrolase family protein, which translates to MSVTSRWIDIPTGNDHFPGYLALPKGGKGPAVVIIQEIFGVNGHIRSVADQYALDGYVALAPDIFWRTQPRIELGYEGADRDKGIEILQKTDVDLAVADIGAAAQALRAMPEVAGNVAAIGYCFGGRLAYLAAAQGSIDVAVAYYGGGIQNLLDQAAKIKAPIQFHYAELDAGIPLEAVGQVKERFVGRDDVEFHLYPNAHHGFNCTDRSAYDQHAAALAHGRTLTFLGEHL; encoded by the coding sequence GTGAGCGTCACATCTCGCTGGATCGACATCCCCACCGGCAACGACCACTTTCCTGGCTATCTGGCGTTGCCCAAGGGCGGCAAGGGGCCGGCCGTCGTCATCATTCAGGAAATCTTCGGCGTGAACGGCCATATCCGCTCGGTCGCGGATCAGTACGCGCTCGACGGCTACGTGGCGCTCGCGCCGGACATCTTCTGGCGCACGCAGCCGCGCATCGAACTCGGTTACGAAGGCGCGGATCGCGACAAGGGCATCGAGATCCTGCAGAAGACCGACGTCGACCTCGCAGTGGCCGATATTGGCGCGGCCGCGCAAGCGCTGCGCGCGATGCCCGAAGTGGCGGGCAACGTGGCGGCCATCGGTTATTGCTTCGGCGGACGGCTGGCTTATCTGGCGGCGGCGCAGGGTTCGATCGACGTCGCGGTGGCGTATTACGGCGGCGGCATTCAGAACCTGCTCGATCAAGCGGCCAAGATCAAAGCGCCGATTCAATTCCACTACGCCGAGCTGGATGCGGGCATTCCGCTCGAGGCGGTCGGCCAAGTGAAGGAGCGTTTCGTCGGCCGGGACGACGTCGAGTTCCATTTGTATCCGAACGCGCATCACGGCTTCAATTGCACGGACCGCTCGGCCTACGACCAGCACGCCGCCGCACTCGCGCACGGCCGCACGCTGACGTTCCTCGGCGAGCATCTGTAA